One Arthrobacter sp. FW306-07-I genomic window carries:
- a CDS encoding HAD-IC family P-type ATPase, with translation MTVAGDNGAAVPGLDIGHARDGLSTAEVRERTAAGRINSVPTATSRSVGEIVQANVFTLFNGVVGGCFILLLVLGQWRDALFGLSAISNSLIGIIQEYRAKRSLDQLAILHAARSTVVRNGARETISSEELVPDDLVVLNAGDQVTADLMLLDGNPLEVDESLLTGESEPVPKQGGAVLLSGSLILAGSGRAKVLRVGPDTFAYGLAAEARRFSLVTSEIRRGLEKVFAVITWLLLPTALLLTNAQMQEQGGWAGAMGSGRWVPAAVGSVAGIMAMIPLGLLLMSSVAFAVGGLRLARQKVLIQELAAVEVLARVDVLCLDKTGTLSSGSLVFDAVHHAGTVPAPGWQQALEWFGSNADSSSTAAAIGKAFPAPVPPQEQDSVPFSSARKWSSVTFAPGSAAAGTWILGAPDAVLSGRGCEAAHGSAATLAATGLRTLALVYLDGPLPRDAAGAGIPPDLVPVMLLTFRESIRRDAASTLDYFRRQGVTVKIISGDDPRTVGALARRVGFGTGAACDARRLPDDRVELEETVEANSLFGSVTPSQKRDLIEALRRRGHTVAMTGDGVNDVLALKEADLGIAMDSASPATKAVARLVLLDGRFERLPAVVDEGRRAISNIERVSLVFLSKTVYATIISVVSGILLLAFPFLPRQLSALDGLTIGLPSFFLALQPGGQRYAPGFLRRSLAFAVPAGICAALCVLAVSGYAQTWGGYSEESAQSAATLTLGLVAAWILVMASRPLSPTKVLILAGMYAGLVLLFTVPVAQDFFRVDWPPPALLSLSTAVAAAGCVAIELVGRFTRRPSLHGHQGGLGPLTLEAATREGEGGTAGQRDGPAST, from the coding sequence ATGACGGTAGCCGGGGACAACGGGGCCGCGGTCCCGGGCCTGGACATCGGCCATGCCCGGGACGGGCTCTCCACTGCCGAAGTTCGGGAGCGCACTGCCGCCGGCCGCATCAACAGCGTGCCGACGGCTACCAGCAGGAGCGTCGGAGAGATTGTCCAGGCCAACGTCTTCACGCTTTTCAACGGCGTTGTCGGAGGGTGCTTCATCCTGCTGCTGGTCCTTGGCCAGTGGCGAGACGCGCTGTTCGGGTTGTCCGCCATCAGCAATTCCCTGATTGGCATCATCCAGGAATACCGGGCCAAGCGCTCGCTGGACCAGCTTGCGATATTGCATGCCGCCAGGAGCACGGTGGTCAGGAACGGGGCCCGGGAAACCATCTCCTCCGAGGAGTTGGTGCCTGACGACCTGGTGGTACTCAACGCCGGAGACCAGGTCACGGCGGACCTGATGCTGCTGGACGGGAACCCGCTTGAGGTGGATGAGTCGTTGCTGACCGGCGAATCCGAACCCGTGCCCAAGCAGGGCGGCGCCGTGCTGCTCTCCGGGTCCCTGATCCTTGCCGGTAGCGGGCGTGCCAAGGTGCTCCGGGTGGGACCCGACACGTTCGCCTACGGGCTGGCGGCTGAGGCGCGCCGGTTTTCCCTGGTGACGTCAGAGATCCGGCGGGGCCTGGAAAAAGTCTTTGCCGTCATCACGTGGCTGCTTCTTCCCACCGCCCTGCTGCTCACGAATGCCCAAATGCAGGAGCAGGGCGGGTGGGCCGGAGCCATGGGATCAGGGCGTTGGGTGCCGGCGGCCGTGGGTTCGGTTGCGGGCATCATGGCCATGATTCCGTTGGGCCTGCTCCTGATGAGCAGCGTGGCTTTCGCCGTGGGAGGGCTCCGGCTGGCCCGCCAAAAGGTGCTGATCCAGGAACTTGCCGCCGTGGAGGTGCTGGCACGGGTGGACGTCCTCTGCCTGGATAAGACCGGCACGTTGTCCTCAGGCTCATTGGTGTTCGACGCCGTCCATCACGCCGGGACTGTTCCTGCCCCCGGGTGGCAGCAGGCGCTGGAGTGGTTCGGTTCCAACGCAGACAGCAGCAGCACCGCCGCAGCCATCGGGAAGGCCTTCCCTGCGCCGGTCCCTCCGCAGGAGCAGGACTCGGTCCCCTTCTCCTCTGCCCGCAAGTGGAGCTCGGTGACGTTTGCGCCGGGCTCCGCCGCTGCCGGCACATGGATCCTCGGAGCCCCCGACGCAGTACTCAGTGGGCGCGGCTGCGAGGCGGCGCACGGCAGCGCCGCAACCCTCGCCGCAACGGGCCTCCGGACCCTGGCCCTGGTGTACCTGGACGGGCCGCTGCCCCGGGATGCCGCAGGCGCGGGAATCCCGCCGGACCTGGTTCCGGTCATGCTGCTGACGTTCCGCGAAAGCATCCGCCGGGACGCAGCCTCGACCCTGGACTATTTCCGGCGGCAGGGGGTAACCGTCAAGATCATCTCCGGAGACGACCCCCGCACGGTGGGGGCGCTGGCCCGCCGCGTGGGGTTTGGGACCGGTGCTGCCTGTGACGCACGCCGGCTTCCTGACGATCGCGTCGAACTGGAGGAAACGGTGGAGGCCAACAGCCTGTTCGGGAGCGTGACACCTTCCCAGAAGCGGGACCTGATCGAGGCACTGAGACGGCGGGGGCACACCGTGGCAATGACCGGTGACGGGGTGAATGATGTCCTGGCGCTCAAAGAGGCCGACCTGGGGATCGCCATGGACTCGGCCTCCCCCGCAACCAAGGCAGTGGCCCGCCTGGTCCTGCTGGACGGTCGCTTCGAACGGCTGCCGGCCGTAGTGGACGAGGGACGTCGGGCCATCAGCAACATCGAGCGCGTTTCCCTGGTGTTCCTGAGCAAGACCGTCTACGCCACCATCATTTCCGTGGTGTCCGGCATCCTGTTGCTGGCCTTTCCGTTCCTGCCCCGGCAGCTGTCGGCCCTGGATGGTTTGACCATCGGCCTGCCGTCGTTCTTCCTGGCCCTGCAGCCCGGTGGGCAGCGCTACGCTCCGGGGTTCCTCCGGCGTTCCCTCGCCTTCGCTGTTCCGGCCGGCATCTGCGCCGCCCTGTGCGTCCTTGCCGTCAGCGGCTATGCCCAGACATGGGGCGGATACAGCGAAGAGTCTGCGCAGTCTGCGGCCACCCTGACCCTGGGCCTGGTGGCCGCGTGGATCCTGGTGATGGCATCGCGCCCCCTCAGCCCAACCAAGGTCCTGATCCTTGCCGGAATGTACGCAGGGCTGGTCCTGTTGTTCACCGTCCCGGTGGCGCAGGACTTCTTCCGCGTGGACTGGCCGCCTCCCGCCCTGCTGAGCCTTTCCACCGCGGTTGCCGCAGCAGGTTGCGTGGCTATTGAGCTGGTGGGGCGTTTTACCCGGCGGCCATCCTTGCACGGCCACCAAGGCGGGCTGGGACCTTTGACTCTGGAAGCGGCCACCCGGGAAGGGGAAGGTGGAACTGCCGGGCAACGCGATGGTCCGGCTTCCACATGA
- a CDS encoding Hsp20/alpha crystallin family protein translates to MTDLMRWFDTRRSPMDVIERLFDGDMGSSAIRVEEMMDGNTLVVRAELPGIDPEKDVDVTIADGVLSIKAERQEKKEHKDKDSYRSEFRYGSFMRRIPLPSGVQQGDITASYKDGLLEVRAPMPDQGQEAAASKIPISRG, encoded by the coding sequence ATGACTGACCTGATGAGATGGTTCGACACCCGGCGCTCCCCGATGGATGTTATCGAGAGGCTGTTCGACGGCGACATGGGTTCCTCGGCCATTCGGGTTGAGGAGATGATGGACGGCAACACGCTCGTGGTGCGGGCCGAGCTGCCCGGCATAGATCCGGAAAAGGACGTTGACGTCACGATTGCCGACGGCGTGCTGTCGATCAAGGCGGAGCGGCAGGAAAAGAAAGAGCACAAGGACAAGGACAGCTACCGGTCCGAATTCCGCTACGGCTCCTTCATGCGCCGGATTCCCCTCCCCAGCGGCGTCCAGCAAGGCGACATCACTGCCTCGTACAAGGACGGCCTCCTCGAAGTCCGGGCTCCGATGCCGGACCAGGGGCAGGAAGCTGCGGCGTCAAAGATCCCCATCAGCAGGGGTTAA
- the ppsA gene encoding phosphoenolpyruvate synthase, with protein MSAAADTSLANANVKWIEDTGIADIPSVGGKNASLGELSRALQSAGVRVPEGFATTAAAYRAFLAANGLEPLIRKHMEDQRSGTSTLRQAGAAIRELFLQATFPADIAADIQEHYRALCQRAGQPQVAVAVRSSATAEDLPDASFAGQQETFLNVAGGRAVLDACRRCYASLFTDRAISYREMKGYDHLDVALSVGVQRMVRSDLGASGVMFSIDTESGFPGMVVISAAWGLGETVVQGTSNPDKYQVFKPLLAEERFSPVIERELGAKERKMVYSQGGDARTRMVETSEREQRSLVLDDREVVLLARWAVAVEEHYGRPMDMEWAKDGITGELFMVQARPETVQARRSTSTFRTYHLAQPGKVLVSGAAIGDAIARGQACVVRDAKDIESFVDGSVLVTRMTDPDWVPVMKRAAGIITDHGGPTSHAAIVSRELGVPAVVGTRNATEALSDGVPVTLSCAEGEEGRVYEGLLEFSVEEVDMQTLPATRTAVMINIASPAAAFKWWRLPAAGVGLARMEFIINNLIRIHPMALVHPEKVTDPEEAALIRQLTRGYEDPQEYFVDVLATGIAKIAAPFHPKPVIVRLSDFKTNEYGHLIGGSAFERPEENPMLGFRGASRYYSSHYREGFALECKALKRVREQAGFGNVIVMVPFCRTVREADQVIAAMEEQGLVRGREGLQLYMMCEIPSNVVMAAEFAKRFDGFSIGSNDLTQLVLGVDRDSEELAGLFDERDPAVMAMIAEAISKAHAAGIKIGICGQGPSNHPDFAEFLVGLGIDSVSLNPDTYVRTLPVIAAAEARAYESAWQPEG; from the coding sequence ATGAGTGCCGCCGCAGACACGTCCCTGGCCAACGCCAACGTCAAATGGATCGAGGACACCGGGATCGCGGACATCCCATCCGTGGGAGGGAAGAACGCCTCGCTGGGCGAATTGAGCCGTGCACTGCAGTCCGCGGGGGTCAGGGTACCCGAGGGGTTCGCCACCACAGCTGCCGCCTACCGGGCGTTCCTTGCTGCGAACGGCCTGGAGCCGCTGATCAGGAAGCACATGGAGGACCAGCGCTCCGGAACGTCCACGCTCCGCCAGGCCGGGGCCGCGATCCGTGAGCTGTTCCTGCAGGCCACCTTCCCTGCAGACATCGCCGCGGACATCCAGGAACACTACCGGGCCCTGTGCCAGCGGGCCGGGCAGCCCCAGGTTGCCGTTGCGGTCCGCAGCAGCGCCACTGCGGAGGACCTCCCGGACGCCAGCTTCGCCGGCCAGCAGGAAACCTTCCTGAATGTGGCAGGCGGACGCGCGGTGTTGGACGCTTGCCGGCGCTGCTATGCCTCCCTGTTCACGGACCGCGCCATCAGCTACCGCGAAATGAAGGGATATGACCACCTGGACGTCGCCCTGTCCGTGGGCGTGCAGCGGATGGTCCGCTCAGACCTGGGCGCGTCCGGGGTGATGTTCTCGATCGACACCGAGTCCGGTTTTCCAGGCATGGTGGTGATCAGCGCAGCCTGGGGACTGGGAGAGACGGTGGTCCAGGGGACCAGCAACCCGGACAAGTACCAGGTGTTCAAGCCGCTCCTGGCAGAGGAACGCTTCAGCCCCGTGATCGAGCGCGAGCTCGGTGCTAAGGAACGCAAAATGGTGTACAGCCAGGGCGGGGACGCGCGGACCAGGATGGTCGAGACCTCCGAGCGGGAGCAGCGCTCGCTGGTGCTGGATGACCGGGAGGTTGTCCTCCTGGCCCGCTGGGCCGTTGCCGTGGAGGAGCACTATGGGCGCCCGATGGATATGGAGTGGGCCAAGGACGGGATCACCGGAGAACTCTTCATGGTGCAGGCAAGGCCGGAAACCGTGCAGGCCCGCAGGAGCACAAGCACGTTCCGGACCTACCACCTTGCACAGCCCGGCAAGGTCCTGGTCTCCGGCGCCGCGATTGGCGACGCCATTGCCCGGGGCCAGGCCTGCGTGGTGCGGGATGCGAAGGACATTGAATCCTTCGTGGACGGGTCCGTGCTGGTCACCCGGATGACGGACCCGGACTGGGTGCCCGTGATGAAGCGTGCCGCTGGCATCATCACGGACCACGGCGGCCCGACCAGCCACGCGGCCATCGTCAGCCGCGAACTGGGCGTGCCCGCCGTCGTGGGCACGCGCAACGCCACCGAAGCATTGTCCGACGGCGTCCCGGTCACCTTGTCCTGCGCCGAAGGCGAGGAGGGCCGCGTCTACGAAGGACTGCTGGAGTTCTCAGTGGAAGAAGTGGACATGCAGACACTTCCGGCCACCCGCACGGCCGTGATGATCAACATCGCCAGCCCGGCTGCCGCCTTCAAATGGTGGCGGCTGCCCGCCGCCGGCGTGGGCCTGGCCCGGATGGAGTTCATCATCAACAACCTGATCCGCATCCATCCCATGGCCCTGGTCCACCCGGAGAAGGTGACTGACCCGGAGGAGGCTGCGCTCATCCGGCAGCTGACCCGCGGCTATGAGGACCCGCAGGAGTATTTCGTCGACGTGCTGGCAACCGGGATCGCCAAGATTGCCGCTCCCTTCCATCCCAAGCCCGTCATCGTCAGGTTGAGCGATTTCAAGACCAACGAGTACGGCCACCTGATCGGCGGCAGCGCCTTCGAACGCCCGGAGGAAAACCCCATGCTCGGGTTCCGCGGGGCCTCCCGCTACTACAGCAGCCACTACCGCGAAGGATTCGCCCTGGAGTGCAAAGCCCTGAAACGCGTGCGCGAGCAGGCGGGGTTCGGCAACGTCATCGTCATGGTTCCCTTCTGCCGTACCGTGCGGGAAGCAGACCAGGTGATCGCGGCCATGGAGGAACAGGGATTGGTCCGCGGCAGGGAAGGGCTCCAGCTCTACATGATGTGCGAGATTCCGTCGAACGTGGTCATGGCAGCGGAATTTGCCAAGCGCTTTGACGGCTTCTCCATCGGGTCCAACGACCTCACGCAGCTGGTGCTGGGCGTGGACCGCGACTCGGAGGAACTTGCGGGGCTGTTCGACGAGCGGGACCCGGCAGTGATGGCCATGATTGCCGAGGCGATCAGCAAGGCCCACGCGGCCGGCATCAAGATCGGGATCTGCGGGCAGGGGCCCAGCAACCATCCGGACTTCGCAGAGTTCCTGGTCGGCCTGGGCATCGATTCCGTGTCCCTGAACCCTGACACCTACGTGCGGACGCTCCCTGTCATTGCCGCGGCGGAGGCACGGGCGTACGAAAGTGCCTGGCAGCCCGAGGGGTGA
- a CDS encoding cation-translocating P-type ATPase — protein sequence MRTAEGLTSEQAAQLLKQAGPNQLPAEKPVPQWRKLWGEMTHFFALMLWCAAGLAFIADMPQLAVAIIVVVIVNGVFAHIQQERAQHAAARLRGLLPADVVVRRDGKVRKVHASELVVGDVVLLAAGDRVPADLVLLSASACAVDESMLTGESAPVPKIADDPAWGGTFLVNGYAEAAVSATGAGTRLAGIAALTSGAVSPPTPLSQELRRIVRVTAGMALGIAAVFFLASLLVGFQWRDSFLFSIGVAVALVPEGLLPTVTLSLAMGAQRMASRSGLVRNLEAVETLGSTTFICTDKTGTLTQNRMNAVEVFTAAGPVHVTGQGYAPDGDVQGSGVEEAAAAALAARTASQGRAEFHDGQWRAQGDPMEAAMDVLARRLTGTEAGAAPWRRLPFDPVRRRESALLGTDLFCKGAPETVLPVCEAVPGPVKEQVEVMAARGLRVIAVARRRLGGAPAAWQSTPALELETGMELLGLIGLQDPPRQDVGDVIRAARQAGLRIAMITGDHPATAAAIARQIGLTGSPELVLEGADLPEDDQILGALLDRDGVVVSRVSPEQKLRVAKALQARGHVVAMTGDGVNDGPALREADIGVAMGLSGTDVAREASDLVLLDDHFGTIVAAIEQGRATYANVHRFLTYHLTDNVAELTPFVIWALSGGQFPLALGVLQILALDIGTDLLPALALGAEPPGRRILARPPERRHLMDRQLIIRVFCILGPVEAAMEMAVFSAVLAGGGWSRGQVPGAGLLMAASGAAFTTVVLGQVANAFACRSATLPPWKLGWATNRLLVWAVLAELAILAVCLYVPYLATLLGQAPPTPAGFLLALLAAPAVLLADWIHKTARGRLRRSRT from the coding sequence GTGAGGACCGCGGAGGGCCTGACCTCTGAACAGGCCGCGCAGCTCCTGAAACAGGCGGGCCCCAACCAGCTTCCCGCGGAGAAACCCGTTCCGCAGTGGCGGAAGCTCTGGGGCGAAATGACTCACTTTTTCGCCCTCATGCTGTGGTGCGCCGCCGGGCTGGCCTTCATCGCGGACATGCCGCAGCTCGCCGTGGCGATCATCGTCGTCGTCATTGTCAACGGAGTCTTCGCGCACATCCAGCAGGAACGTGCCCAGCACGCCGCCGCCCGGCTGCGTGGCCTGCTGCCCGCCGACGTGGTGGTCCGGCGGGACGGGAAGGTGCGCAAGGTCCACGCCAGCGAGCTGGTGGTCGGCGACGTGGTGCTGCTCGCTGCCGGCGACCGCGTCCCCGCGGACTTGGTGCTGCTGTCGGCGTCTGCCTGCGCGGTGGATGAATCCATGTTGACGGGCGAAAGCGCCCCTGTGCCCAAAATCGCGGATGACCCGGCTTGGGGCGGCACATTCCTGGTCAACGGCTACGCGGAAGCAGCGGTTTCCGCGACAGGTGCTGGAACCAGGCTGGCCGGCATCGCTGCCCTGACCAGCGGGGCGGTTTCTCCGCCTACGCCGCTCTCCCAGGAACTGCGCCGGATCGTCCGCGTTACCGCCGGTATGGCGCTGGGGATCGCGGCGGTCTTCTTCCTGGCATCGCTGCTGGTGGGCTTCCAATGGCGGGACTCGTTCCTGTTTTCCATCGGCGTTGCCGTGGCGCTGGTCCCGGAAGGCCTCCTCCCCACGGTCACGCTGTCGCTGGCCATGGGGGCCCAGCGGATGGCATCGCGCAGCGGGCTGGTCCGGAACCTTGAGGCAGTGGAAACCCTGGGTTCCACCACTTTTATCTGCACCGACAAAACCGGGACCCTGACGCAGAACCGGATGAACGCCGTCGAAGTCTTCACAGCGGCTGGTCCCGTCCACGTGACGGGCCAGGGATACGCTCCCGACGGCGACGTGCAGGGAAGCGGGGTGGAAGAGGCAGCCGCGGCGGCGCTGGCAGCGCGTACCGCTTCCCAGGGCCGCGCCGAGTTCCACGACGGGCAGTGGCGGGCGCAGGGCGACCCCATGGAAGCGGCCATGGACGTCCTGGCCCGCAGGCTCACAGGCACAGAGGCCGGCGCTGCCCCCTGGCGCCGGTTGCCGTTTGATCCCGTGCGGCGGCGCGAATCCGCCCTCCTGGGAACCGATCTGTTCTGCAAAGGTGCCCCCGAAACCGTGCTGCCGGTCTGTGAAGCCGTGCCCGGCCCAGTCAAGGAACAGGTGGAGGTGATGGCCGCACGCGGGCTGCGCGTCATCGCGGTTGCGAGGCGCCGGCTCGGCGGAGCGCCTGCTGCGTGGCAGTCCACTCCAGCCTTGGAACTCGAAACGGGCATGGAACTCCTGGGCCTGATCGGACTGCAGGACCCGCCCCGGCAGGATGTGGGGGACGTGATCCGCGCGGCCCGGCAGGCAGGGTTGAGGATTGCCATGATCACCGGCGACCACCCGGCCACGGCCGCGGCGATTGCCCGCCAGATCGGCCTGACCGGGAGCCCCGAACTTGTGCTGGAAGGCGCGGACCTGCCGGAGGACGACCAGATACTGGGCGCACTCCTGGACCGCGACGGAGTGGTGGTCAGCAGGGTCTCACCGGAGCAAAAGCTCCGCGTGGCCAAGGCGCTGCAGGCCCGCGGGCATGTGGTGGCGATGACCGGCGACGGCGTCAACGACGGTCCTGCCCTCCGTGAAGCGGACATCGGTGTGGCTATGGGCCTCAGTGGAACAGACGTGGCACGTGAGGCCTCGGACCTGGTCCTCCTTGACGACCATTTCGGCACCATCGTGGCCGCCATCGAACAGGGCAGGGCCACCTACGCCAACGTCCACCGGTTCCTCACCTACCACCTCACAGACAACGTGGCGGAACTGACCCCCTTTGTCATCTGGGCACTGTCCGGCGGGCAGTTCCCGCTGGCCCTGGGGGTCCTGCAAATCCTCGCCCTGGACATCGGCACCGATTTGCTGCCGGCCCTGGCCCTTGGCGCAGAACCGCCCGGCAGGCGCATTCTGGCCCGGCCGCCCGAACGACGGCACCTGATGGACCGGCAGTTGATCATTCGGGTCTTCTGCATCCTGGGTCCCGTGGAGGCTGCAATGGAAATGGCAGTGTTCTCCGCTGTCCTGGCCGGCGGCGGATGGAGCCGGGGCCAGGTTCCCGGGGCAGGGCTGTTGATGGCGGCCTCCGGTGCCGCTTTCACCACCGTGGTCCTGGGACAGGTAGCTAACGCTTTCGCCTGCAGGAGCGCCACGTTGCCGCCCTGGAAGCTGGGCTGGGCGACCAACAGGCTTCTGGTATGGGCCGTCCTGGCTGAACTGGCCATCCTTGCCGTCTGCCTGTACGTGCCCTACCTCGCCACGCTGCTGGGCCAGGCACCGCCAACACCGGCGGGCTTCCTGCTGGCGCTCCTTGCGGCACCTGCTGTCCTCCTGGCGGACTGGATCCACAAAACGGCGCGCGGGCGGCTGCGGCGGAGCAGGACCTAA
- a CDS encoding universal stress protein, translated as MNAETGAKPVIVGVDGSEYSSAALRYAGTLAARLGTRLEVISCIGMPDYLVMSRLEGADRQFTARLEDAAGRLVEDALGRAFSAERPENIDVTIKFGSPAKVLVDESRRAQMLVVGRHGEGGLLKSSMGSVSKACAAHSNCPVLLVGQEADAV; from the coding sequence ATGAACGCAGAAACAGGAGCCAAGCCGGTCATCGTGGGTGTGGACGGGTCCGAATACTCCTCCGCAGCCCTCCGCTACGCGGGCACGCTGGCAGCCCGCCTGGGCACCCGGCTCGAAGTCATCTCATGCATCGGGATGCCGGACTACCTGGTGATGTCACGCCTCGAGGGGGCCGACCGGCAGTTCACCGCCAGGTTGGAGGACGCTGCCGGGCGCCTGGTGGAGGATGCCCTTGGCCGGGCGTTTTCCGCTGAACGGCCGGAAAACATCGACGTGACCATCAAGTTCGGGTCACCGGCGAAGGTGCTGGTGGACGAGAGCCGGCGGGCACAAATGCTGGTGGTTGGACGGCACGGCGAAGGCGGCCTGCTCAAGTCGTCCATGGGCTCCGTCAGCAAGGCCTGCGCTGCCCACTCCAACTGTCCCGTGCTCCTGGTTGGGCAGGAGGCGGACGCTGTGTGA
- a CDS encoding heavy metal translocating P-type ATPase: protein MRKQASPTMATGPGPGSVDAGEPAGSPMEKARVFLRRYPVVALTLLVLLATLVLVQFGLELQVRILASAYAAVIVVARAAGMVRSLREGRWGIDLLALMAIASTVAVGEYLAALVVILMLTGGEALENFAQGRAARELRSLLDRAPRFAHREESGGALVDTPIGEVAPGDILVVRPSELVPVDGELLSDSASLDESSLTGESLPVERTRGQQLLSGAVNGVAAIRLRAAATAADSQYSRIIALVEEASNSRAPVVRLADRYAVPFTLLALAMAGTAWLLSGEPLRFAQVLVVATPCPLLIAAPVAFLAGTSQAAHKGIIIKNTRTLEQLAKAQSAVFDKTGTLTSGRPVLDEIRVSPGHGETLGSRKLLQLAASAEQYSSHVLAASVIEAAKAAGIGLLPVTQATENATHGVEAICDDQQVVVGKAGLVRSSSTGFREAAVHSGQLAVHVAVNGGYAGALIMKDPLRGNAVDTLARLRSLGVQNTMLLTGDAKATAAHIAEEAGIDRVQAECLPEDKVNTVAALAERPVLMVGDGVNDAPVLAAADVGIAMGAKGATAASESADVVIMLDDLSKVAQAVAIGKRTVGVALVSIWTGIGLSIVLMAIAMTGYIPAVAGALLQELVDLATILNGLRALHGADRKSGPRRPPAA, encoded by the coding sequence ATGAGGAAGCAGGCGTCCCCAACCATGGCAACCGGCCCTGGTCCGGGCAGCGTTGATGCCGGTGAACCTGCCGGCTCGCCCATGGAAAAGGCCCGGGTCTTTCTCAGGCGGTATCCCGTCGTCGCACTGACTTTGCTGGTGCTCCTGGCCACGCTGGTGCTGGTTCAGTTCGGCCTGGAACTGCAGGTCCGCATCCTGGCGTCGGCTTACGCGGCCGTTATCGTGGTGGCGCGCGCGGCCGGCATGGTCCGGTCGCTGCGTGAAGGCCGCTGGGGCATCGACCTTTTGGCGCTGATGGCCATTGCCAGCACCGTGGCGGTGGGCGAATACCTCGCGGCCCTGGTGGTGATCCTGATGCTCACCGGCGGGGAGGCGCTGGAGAATTTTGCCCAGGGCCGCGCAGCGCGGGAACTGCGGTCCCTGCTGGACCGGGCGCCCCGCTTTGCCCACCGTGAGGAATCCGGTGGAGCCCTGGTGGACACCCCGATCGGCGAGGTTGCGCCGGGGGACATCCTGGTGGTCCGTCCGTCCGAACTGGTACCCGTTGACGGTGAACTCCTGTCCGATTCAGCCAGCCTGGATGAGTCGTCGCTGACGGGCGAAAGCCTGCCGGTGGAACGCACCCGGGGGCAACAACTGCTCAGCGGCGCCGTCAACGGCGTGGCGGCCATCCGGCTGCGGGCAGCGGCCACCGCGGCAGACTCACAGTACAGCCGCATCATCGCCCTGGTGGAGGAGGCTTCCAACAGCCGCGCTCCCGTGGTCCGGCTGGCCGACCGCTACGCAGTGCCCTTCACCCTCCTCGCCCTGGCCATGGCAGGTACGGCGTGGCTGTTGTCCGGTGAGCCGCTGCGCTTTGCCCAGGTCCTGGTGGTGGCCACGCCGTGCCCGCTGCTGATCGCGGCGCCGGTGGCGTTCCTGGCCGGCACCAGCCAGGCCGCCCACAAGGGAATCATCATCAAGAACACCAGGACCCTTGAACAGCTGGCGAAGGCGCAATCAGCGGTCTTCGACAAAACCGGAACCCTCACGTCGGGACGTCCCGTCCTCGATGAGATCAGGGTGTCGCCCGGTCACGGGGAAACACTGGGCAGCAGGAAGCTCCTGCAGCTTGCAGCCTCCGCGGAACAGTACTCCTCGCATGTGCTGGCAGCTTCGGTGATCGAAGCCGCCAAGGCGGCCGGCATTGGACTCCTGCCCGTGACGCAGGCGACCGAAAACGCCACGCACGGTGTGGAGGCCATCTGTGACGATCAGCAGGTGGTGGTGGGAAAAGCGGGCCTGGTCCGCAGTTCATCCACCGGGTTCCGGGAGGCTGCAGTGCACAGCGGTCAGCTTGCCGTCCATGTGGCCGTCAACGGCGGGTACGCCGGTGCCTTGATCATGAAAGATCCATTGCGCGGCAACGCCGTGGATACCCTGGCGCGCCTGCGCAGCCTCGGCGTGCAGAACACGATGCTCCTGACCGGTGACGCCAAGGCCACGGCCGCGCACATCGCCGAGGAAGCCGGGATTGACCGCGTCCAGGCGGAATGCCTGCCCGAGGACAAGGTCAATACTGTTGCCGCGTTGGCGGAACGGCCGGTCCTGATGGTGGGCGACGGCGTGAATGACGCTCCCGTCCTGGCCGCTGCGGATGTTGGCATCGCGATGGGGGCCAAGGGCGCCACGGCGGCGAGCGAATCCGCGGACGTGGTGATCATGCTCGATGACCTGTCCAAAGTGGCCCAGGCCGTAGCCATCGGAAAGCGCACGGTGGGTGTTGCCCTGGTGAGCATCTGGACGGGCATAGGACTCAGCATCGTCCTGATGGCCATTGCCATGACCGGATACATTCCCGCCGTCGCCGGCGCACTCCTCCAGGAACTGGTTGACCTGGCCACCATCCTGAACGGCCTTAGGGCACTGCACGGTGCCGATAGGAAATCCGGTCCACGGAGGCCGCCGGCGGCATGA
- a CDS encoding DUF5655 domain-containing protein: protein MSVQLRTVEQFFDGAPTALGLYEAVERMAAGLGPFGIRVGKSQISFRRRRGFAYLWRPGLYVKSAVPLVLSLALPRDLGSPRFKQIVHPSAQTWMHHLELTDSTQLDAEVRTWMQEAYGAAG from the coding sequence ATGTCGGTGCAGTTACGGACGGTGGAACAGTTCTTCGACGGGGCGCCCACCGCGCTTGGCCTCTACGAAGCGGTGGAGCGAATGGCGGCGGGCCTGGGACCCTTTGGGATAAGGGTGGGCAAGAGCCAGATTTCCTTTCGCCGGCGCCGCGGGTTCGCGTACCTCTGGCGGCCCGGTCTTTATGTGAAATCCGCGGTTCCGCTTGTCCTGTCTTTGGCCCTGCCGCGGGACCTGGGTTCACCGCGCTTCAAGCAGATCGTGCATCCTTCGGCCCAAACCTGGATGCACCACCTGGAGCTCACTGACAGCACCCAACTCGATGCCGAGGTCCGGACGTGGATGCAGGAAGCGTACGGCGCTGCGGGCTGA